A single region of the Myxococcales bacterium genome encodes:
- the dnaK gene encoding molecular chaperone DnaK produces MERVIGIDLGTTNSCVAIVENGVPTVIQNRGGYKTTPSMVAITEAGKRLVGHIAKRQAVTNAENTVYAAKRLIGRTWDSPQVQNATSTCAYRIVEGPHNDARIELRNKVYSIPEMSAMILQEMRLIAEEYLGEEVRKAVVTVPAYFNDNQRQATKDAGTIAGLEVIRIVNEPTAAALAFGFHKDISQTVAVFDLGGGTFDISILEISDSEVFKVVSSAGDTFLGGEDFDVRIMNWLVDEFQAEHGINLREDRMALQRLKDAAEKAKCELSSVEETEINLPFVISNAHNEALHLQHVLTRQRLNQMCEDYVLRTIEICRVTLDDAGLSSNEIEEVILVGGMTRMPRLQEAVAEFFGREPNKGVHPDEVVALGAAIQGDALLGEQKDMILLDVTPHTLGIMVVGGYFEELIPQNTTIPTSRSKVFTTVRDNQTAVKILVMQGESKRAEANELLGEFVLTGLRKAPAGQVEIDVVFEINADGIVSVSAKDLETGSEQSITVTSTSGLTLEEITSMAVKAESIAVARRSDDAMEAVRQETETIVAEIEQLFPEVEQVVAESEFGRDAIEKARAIVERVQALIARGDVDGVREQLDALKRTRRMFRGVVGKT; encoded by the coding sequence ATGGAACGCGTGATTGGCATTGATCTTGGCACGACCAACTCGTGTGTGGCGATTGTTGAAAATGGGGTTCCGACAGTCATTCAGAACCGCGGCGGGTACAAGACCACGCCATCGATGGTTGCCATTACCGAGGCAGGCAAACGGTTGGTCGGCCACATCGCGAAGCGCCAAGCGGTCACCAACGCCGAGAACACGGTATATGCGGCAAAACGCCTCATAGGTCGTACGTGGGACAGTCCACAGGTTCAAAACGCGACCAGCACGTGTGCCTACCGCATCGTGGAAGGCCCGCACAACGATGCGCGCATTGAGCTTCGCAACAAAGTGTACAGCATCCCCGAAATGAGCGCGATGATTTTGCAGGAGATGCGGCTTATTGCTGAGGAATACTTAGGAGAGGAAGTGCGCAAGGCCGTGGTGACCGTCCCTGCGTATTTCAACGATAATCAACGACAGGCGACGAAAGATGCTGGTACGATCGCGGGACTCGAGGTCATCCGCATCGTTAACGAGCCCACTGCGGCAGCATTGGCTTTCGGGTTTCATAAAGACATCAGCCAAACCGTAGCGGTGTTTGACCTGGGTGGCGGCACCTTTGATATCTCAATTCTAGAGATTAGCGACTCTGAAGTCTTCAAGGTCGTGAGCAGCGCGGGTGACACATTCCTTGGGGGGGAGGACTTCGACGTTCGCATCATGAATTGGCTCGTCGATGAGTTTCAAGCGGAGCACGGAATCAATTTGCGCGAAGATCGTATGGCGCTCCAACGTCTTAAGGATGCCGCGGAGAAGGCGAAATGCGAGCTTTCGAGTGTCGAAGAGACAGAAATTAATCTCCCATTTGTGATCTCAAATGCTCACAATGAGGCGCTGCATCTTCAACACGTGCTGACGCGCCAACGGCTCAACCAGATGTGTGAAGATTACGTGCTTCGGACCATTGAGATCTGTCGGGTCACGCTTGACGATGCCGGATTGTCGAGCAACGAAATTGAGGAGGTTATTCTCGTCGGCGGCATGACACGCATGCCCCGTTTGCAAGAGGCGGTCGCAGAATTTTTTGGGCGTGAACCAAACAAAGGTGTCCATCCCGATGAAGTTGTTGCGTTGGGGGCGGCCATTCAGGGCGACGCATTGCTGGGCGAACAGAAAGATATGATCTTGCTGGATGTCACGCCCCATACTCTGGGAATTATGGTCGTGGGCGGCTATTTCGAGGAGCTGATCCCCCAGAACACCACGATTCCTACGTCAAGATCAAAGGTGTTTACCACGGTGCGAGACAACCAAACCGCCGTTAAGATTCTGGTGATGCAGGGAGAGTCCAAGCGTGCTGAGGCCAACGAACTGCTTGGCGAGTTCGTGTTGACGGGCCTTAGAAAGGCGCCCGCGGGACAGGTCGAAATCGATGTCGTCTTTGAGATCAACGCCGATGGCATCGTGAGCGTCAGTGCGAAGGATCTTGAAACCGGCTCTGAGCAATCGATCACCGTCACTTCAACAAGTGGTCTAACCCTTGAAGAGATCACATCCATGGCTGTCAAGGCGGAAAGCATAGCGGTTGCGCGTCGTTCCGACGACGCCATGGAAGCGGTCCGTCAGGAGACAGAGACGATCGTCGCGGAGATCGAGCAGTTGTTTCCGGAAGTCGAGCAAGTCGTCGCAGAAAGTGAGTTTGGACGTGATGCGATAGAAAAGGCCAGGGCGATTGTTGAACGGGTCCAAGCTCTTATCGCACGGGGAGATGTCGATGGCGTAAGAGAGCAACTCGACGCGCTGAAACGAACGCGCCGGATGTTCCGTGGCGTTGTGGGCAAAACATAG
- a CDS encoding argininosuccinate synthase encodes MEHKKIVVAYSGGLDTSIILTWLKENYNVEVIAYCAEVGQSEDLESVHEKALATGASQCVIRDLRDEFVRDYCFPMLRANAVYEGEYLLGTSIARPVIAKAQVEIAHEVGATAIAHGATGKGNDQVRFELSALSIDPNIRIIAPWREWELRSRTDCINYAKAHGIPIPVTPKKPYSTDRNLFHVSYEGGVLEDPWQEPDPDMFCWTTDPHKAPEEAEELVIGYECGNPVSVQGKALGPRELLETLNARGAVHGIGRTDIVESRFVGMKSRGVYETPGGTILHKAHRALESITMDREVMRLRDQLVPEYAAMVYRGFWFSPEREVLQTLMDAAQKDVTGEVRLRLYKGGMQVLGRRAPRSFYNPEYATFEADDVYDQRDATGFIRLNALRLRLRALQR; translated from the coding sequence GTGGAACATAAGAAAATTGTGGTCGCATACAGCGGTGGCCTGGATACATCCATCATCCTGACCTGGCTCAAGGAAAACTATAACGTGGAGGTGATCGCATATTGTGCCGAGGTGGGTCAGAGCGAGGACCTCGAGAGCGTTCACGAAAAGGCTCTGGCGACTGGCGCGAGCCAGTGCGTGATTCGAGACCTTAGAGACGAGTTTGTCAGAGATTACTGTTTCCCGATGTTGCGAGCGAATGCTGTATACGAAGGAGAGTATCTATTAGGGACATCCATTGCGCGCCCCGTCATCGCCAAGGCGCAAGTCGAGATTGCGCACGAGGTGGGAGCAACAGCCATCGCTCACGGAGCAACAGGCAAAGGAAACGATCAAGTGCGGTTCGAGCTGTCCGCCTTGAGTATCGACCCCAATATCCGCATAATCGCGCCCTGGCGAGAGTGGGAGCTGCGATCGCGAACCGATTGTATTAACTACGCGAAAGCGCACGGCATCCCCATCCCCGTCACACCAAAGAAGCCATATTCGACGGACCGAAATTTATTTCATGTCAGTTATGAAGGCGGCGTACTCGAGGATCCATGGCAGGAACCTGATCCAGACATGTTTTGTTGGACCACCGATCCGCACAAAGCGCCCGAAGAGGCCGAAGAACTTGTGATTGGGTATGAATGTGGAAACCCGGTCTCAGTTCAGGGTAAAGCGCTGGGGCCTCGGGAGCTGCTAGAGACGCTGAATGCACGCGGGGCGGTGCACGGAATTGGCCGCACTGACATCGTTGAAAGCCGTTTTGTCGGCATGAAGTCTCGCGGCGTTTATGAAACGCCTGGCGGAACAATTTTGCACAAGGCGCATCGCGCTCTGGAATCCATTACGATGGATCGCGAAGTAATGCGCCTGCGCGATCAGCTGGTGCCGGAGTATGCGGCAATGGTTTATCGCGGATTTTGGTTTTCTCCAGAGCGGGAGGTGCTTCAGACTCTCATGGATGCCGCACAGAAGGACGTGACTGGTGAGGTGCGTCTGCGACTGTATAAAGGCGGCATGCAAGTACTGGGGCGCCGCGCACCTCGTTCTTTTTACAATCCAGAATATGCCACATTTGAGGCGGACGATGTGTACGACCAACGAGATGCGACTGGCTTTATTCGCCTTAATGCTTTGCGCTTGCGTTTGCGTGCGCTTCAGCGTTAG
- a CDS encoding HlyC/CorC family transporter encodes MEGPTTHIIVLVFAFMAASGFAVLNNALASLGEGRLKAFLDDTILKKSAARLLRDRSAIHLRLVVGRVLSLGTAAIMLVMLLGRVLPFSLAWLVATLGLAVIDGSCNALLSRILRSHARARVVEIFRWFRPLEWCLAIVAAPALLIKQAVERLTPNEAFETTDSVTEFDVERMINRGEQSGTLSELHAQMLRSILEFQDTVTREVMIPRTHVVALEMHMPVQAALGIVVDKGHSRYPVFRDSVDHIEGLLYAKDLFRLFNDGVSPATDIAQLVRRPAYFVPESKKVSSLLREMQVRRFHMAVVIDEFGGTAGIVTLEDIIEEIVGEIRDEHDKEDPPVRQLRPGVYTAKASVSIYDLEDILEMEIPKSNGDYDSLGGMITELTGRVPEVGESVEIGGLVLTIRDADKKHVVRVEIRKSLPSKVIAG; translated from the coding sequence TTGGAAGGTCCAACTACACACATCATCGTACTTGTCTTCGCGTTTATGGCCGCTTCAGGATTTGCGGTGCTCAACAACGCTTTGGCAAGTCTTGGAGAAGGCCGCCTCAAGGCCTTTCTGGATGATACCATTTTAAAGAAAAGCGCAGCACGTCTGCTTCGCGACCGTTCTGCCATTCATCTTCGATTGGTGGTGGGGCGGGTGCTTTCGCTGGGGACTGCTGCCATCATGCTTGTTATGTTGCTTGGCCGTGTGTTGCCATTTTCTCTTGCATGGTTAGTGGCGACTTTGGGATTGGCGGTGATTGACGGCTCATGCAATGCATTGTTGTCGCGGATATTGCGCTCGCATGCGCGTGCCCGCGTGGTGGAGATTTTTCGCTGGTTTCGGCCTCTCGAATGGTGCCTGGCTATCGTGGCTGCGCCAGCACTTCTGATCAAGCAGGCTGTCGAACGGCTTACGCCGAATGAAGCGTTTGAGACAACAGATAGCGTGACGGAATTTGACGTAGAACGTATGATCAACCGCGGTGAGCAAAGCGGGACGCTCTCAGAGCTCCATGCCCAAATGCTGCGAAGCATACTTGAGTTTCAAGATACCGTCACACGGGAAGTCATGATTCCCCGCACGCACGTGGTGGCTCTTGAAATGCATATGCCGGTGCAGGCCGCCCTAGGTATCGTCGTCGATAAAGGGCACAGCCGGTATCCCGTGTTTCGTGATAGCGTGGATCACATAGAGGGACTACTGTACGCGAAGGACCTGTTTAGACTTTTTAACGACGGAGTCTCTCCTGCAACGGATATCGCACAGCTCGTCCGGCGTCCCGCATATTTTGTGCCGGAGAGCAAAAAAGTAAGTTCGCTGCTCCGGGAAATGCAGGTGCGCAGATTTCATATGGCGGTAGTAATCGACGAATTTGGTGGTACTGCGGGCATCGTTACGTTGGAGGATATCATCGAAGAAATTGTGGGCGAGATTCGCGATGAGCACGACAAGGAAGACCCGCCTGTCAGACAGCTTCGTCCCGGCGTTTATACGGCCAAAGCCTCCGTTTCCATTTATGATCTCGAGGACATTCTAGAGATGGAGATTCCAAAATCTAACGGCGATTACGACTCCTTAGGCGGCATGATCACCGAGCTAACAGGACGGGTGCCTGAGGTGGGGGAATCAGTGGAAATTGGCGGTCTGGTGCTGACGATTCGCGATGCGGACAAGAAGCACGTTGTCCGCGTGGAGATTCGTAAGTCGTTGCCGTCAAAAGTCATCGCGGGCTAA
- a CDS encoding metallophosphoesterase family protein yields MLNRPFACISDIHGNLSAFRVVLDELSQRAITDLLVAGDLVFGGDHPRELWQLLEKARAQCVQGPSDKALYTLTSSAFVSRQDQDQRAIERFYEVREALGDLGIMRLKRLPLTRRFPLLDGTELLLVHGSPLDPFLEISIDMSDEEIATLVNDDPADIIVCGSSHVPFQRQIGGAHIINVGSVGEAPEGQIAHLTLITPKSAGIDVEQLWLPYD; encoded by the coding sequence ATGCTCAACCGCCCCTTTGCGTGTATTTCAGATATTCACGGGAATCTTTCGGCTTTCCGCGTGGTGCTCGATGAGCTCTCGCAACGGGCCATCACGGATTTACTCGTAGCCGGCGATCTCGTGTTTGGTGGAGACCATCCCCGTGAACTATGGCAACTGCTTGAAAAGGCCCGAGCGCAGTGCGTGCAGGGCCCGAGCGATAAGGCACTCTATACACTCACAAGCTCGGCGTTTGTCTCACGCCAGGACCAGGACCAGCGGGCCATTGAACGTTTTTACGAAGTCAGGGAGGCACTCGGCGATTTAGGAATCATGCGGCTCAAGAGGCTTCCTTTGACGCGCCGATTCCCTCTGCTTGATGGCACGGAGCTGCTTTTGGTGCATGGATCACCGCTCGACCCATTTTTAGAAATTTCTATCGATATGAGCGATGAGGAAATCGCTACCTTGGTCAACGATGATCCTGCCGACATCATAGTCTGCGGCTCTTCTCACGTGCCGTTCCAACGTCAAATTGGAGGCGCTCACATCATCAATGTCGGTTCGGTTGGCGAAGCGCCAGAGGGCCAGATCGCGCATCTTACACTGATCACCCCCAAATCTGCGGGTATCGATGTCGAGCAACTCTGGCTCCCCTATGATTGA
- a CDS encoding DUF2203 domain-containing protein, with product MPSLTRIINQVPSKIRYFTLQEATAALPRIRGHMRRVFQLHSLLRTTAEQLSDLHVAVTPDLLAAHDAVELPQSAIPTLATARALYACIRDELEAIHSTGAQVKDVERGLVDFRSYRDGADVVLLCWHIGERDIAHYHEPDKGFQARKPLGAHVFLSEPLNVQRV from the coding sequence ATGCCATCACTTACTAGGATAATTAACCAGGTGCCCTCGAAGATACGATATTTTACGCTGCAGGAGGCAACTGCGGCATTGCCGAGAATCCGCGGGCACATGCGACGGGTCTTTCAGTTGCACAGCCTCTTACGGACCACCGCGGAGCAGCTGTCGGATCTCCATGTTGCGGTTACCCCGGATCTTTTGGCAGCCCATGACGCGGTCGAACTGCCTCAGTCTGCCATACCCACCTTGGCCACTGCGCGGGCATTGTACGCGTGTATTCGCGACGAACTTGAGGCCATCCACAGTACCGGAGCGCAGGTGAAAGACGTCGAACGAGGCCTCGTCGATTTCCGCTCGTACCGGGATGGTGCGGATGTGGTCCTATTGTGCTGGCATATCGGGGAGCGCGACATTGCGCATTACCACGAGCCCGATAAGGGATTTCAAGCGCGCAAGCCGCTGGGCGCTCATGTGTTTCTGAGTGAGCCGCTCAATGTCCAGCGCGTGTAG
- the pdxH gene encoding pyridoxamine 5'-phosphate oxidase produces the protein MHTLDHPIARFEQRFEAARQAEPCDVTAMSLATSDPDGHPSVRVVLLKNVTPQGGFDFYTNLRSRKSQQLMANPHAALCFLWMTLGEQVRIEGSVKRLLSGDEDAYFATRDKGSQLGAWASKQSQPLSDRDELEQRLTAVRQRFLEGPVPRPDFWGGYRLMAQRIEFWSAGQDRLHHRELYVRAGLGWQKSLLYP, from the coding sequence ATGCATACCCTTGACCATCCCATCGCCCGATTTGAGCAGCGTTTTGAGGCAGCCCGCCAGGCAGAGCCTTGTGATGTGACTGCGATGAGCCTCGCAACCTCCGATCCCGACGGGCATCCCTCGGTGCGGGTGGTGCTCCTGAAAAACGTGACACCTCAAGGCGGTTTTGATTTCTATACCAATTTGCGCAGCCGGAAGTCACAGCAGTTGATGGCCAATCCCCATGCCGCTCTGTGTTTCCTCTGGATGACACTGGGCGAACAGGTTCGTATTGAAGGCTCAGTAAAGCGCCTTCTATCTGGCGATGAGGACGCCTATTTTGCGACGAGGGACAAAGGAAGCCAACTCGGGGCCTGGGCCTCTAAGCAAAGTCAGCCGCTGTCTGACCGTGACGAGCTGGAGCAGCGGCTTACGGCAGTGCGCCAACGCTTTTTGGAAGGGCCGGTCCCACGCCCAGATTTTTGGGGAGGTTATCGGCTCATGGCGCAACGTATTGAGTTTTGGTCTGCCGGGCAGGACCGTCTTCATCACCGAGAACTGTACGTAAGAGCAGGCCTCGGCTGGCAGAAGAGTTTGCTTTATCCATGA
- a CDS encoding cold shock domain-containing protein, producing the protein MPIGKVKWFNDAKGFGFITLDEGPDVFVHYSQISGDGFRTLEEGDTVEFEIKEGPKGLLAERVTKSQPPPPQVTS; encoded by the coding sequence ATGCCAATCGGCAAGGTCAAATGGTTTAACGATGCAAAAGGGTTCGGATTCATCACGCTCGATGAAGGCCCTGATGTCTTTGTGCATTATTCACAAATCTCAGGCGATGGTTTTCGCACCCTTGAAGAAGGCGATACCGTCGAGTTTGAAATCAAGGAGGGACCAAAAGGGTTGCTAGCAGAACGCGTCACGAAGTCCCAGCCTCCACCGCCGCAAGTTACTTCTTAG
- a CDS encoding UPF0182 family protein — MPKIARYPKRGLVIAILIAVAVLGVVLPTLGSLYVDMLWFRALHFSDTFFTIFGTKVLIGLSVGVLIAALFYGNARLAVRFSRDLYPLYVRDPRGLVQVDLGRIVTKIIWPATLFAGLLSGLAASAHWDTWLMALHGTRFQKADPILGYDIGYYVFQLPLREFGSGMALGVLVFLGVVAGVIYLGRGALMLQTGLRITSAARVHLSLLLAAIALVLAYETHLAIVNLLFSHSGPVVGASYSDIYARMPALRVKMIVSILGAVLLILNAAKERLSLVALALGLYLAVDILGVRVYPAVVQKFSVVPNEFDKESRFIDYNIQATREAFNLDKVSARVLSAESVLTHKDIENNRDTIENIRVWDHGPLLDTFAQIQEIRTYYDFASVDNDRYVLDGKLRQTMLSPRELSSDSLPNRTWINERFTFTHGYGLTLGPVNQATPEGLPVLFVKDIPPESSKPSLKVTEPAIYYGELSNDYVFVRTRNPEFHHPTDDGSVFTSYKGGGGIPLDSLVTQLSLALHFGSIKILLSDDVRPGSRALLFRNIKERVQKVAPFLAYDHDPYLVIRADGTLVWIMDGYTHTTHYPYAEAASAGLNYIRNAVKTVINAYDGSVTFYVVDDRDPILRTWRKILPHMFKPLRAMPQDIRTHLRYPLDMFNLQTEMFSVYHMTSAELVYNREDQWEIPALTQGESRKDLEPYYTVMKLPGEQSPEFILMLPFTPKRKDNLAAWLVARSDGQHLGELVVYAFPKDRLVFGPQQIANRINQDAEISRQISLWDQRGSQAILGTLLVIPIEESLIYVQPLYLRSQGGKIPELKRVVVAYENGIAMERTLDEALSRLFGAEENPKDTGGVVSAHAPETRDLPAQATSRQPKASSEASGSTDELRARAWSHYQQAVDAQRNGDWARYGEELQALGEVLKQMQ, encoded by the coding sequence ATGCCCAAAATAGCTAGATACCCAAAACGTGGCCTTGTGATTGCGATCCTGATCGCCGTCGCGGTGTTGGGCGTGGTGTTGCCTACGCTTGGCAGCCTTTACGTCGACATGCTCTGGTTTCGCGCCCTTCACTTCTCAGATACGTTCTTCACCATCTTTGGAACCAAGGTGCTCATCGGCCTGAGCGTAGGCGTGCTCATCGCCGCATTGTTTTATGGCAACGCCCGCCTGGCTGTGCGTTTTTCTAGAGACCTTTATCCGCTCTACGTGCGGGATCCGCGCGGCTTGGTGCAGGTGGATTTGGGGCGGATCGTCACAAAAATCATTTGGCCCGCCACACTGTTTGCCGGATTGCTTAGTGGCCTCGCTGCATCTGCCCATTGGGATACCTGGCTTATGGCCCTACACGGGACTCGCTTTCAAAAAGCCGACCCTATTTTGGGCTATGACATTGGCTACTATGTGTTCCAATTGCCGCTCCGAGAGTTTGGCTCGGGCATGGCTCTCGGGGTGCTGGTTTTTCTGGGCGTTGTGGCAGGCGTAATTTACTTAGGTCGCGGCGCGCTCATGCTGCAAACTGGTTTACGCATCACATCTGCTGCCCGAGTGCATCTGAGTCTCCTGTTGGCAGCAATCGCGCTCGTGCTCGCCTACGAGACCCATCTGGCGATTGTTAATTTGCTCTTCTCCCATTCAGGCCCCGTGGTCGGGGCGAGCTACAGCGATATCTATGCGCGCATGCCTGCGCTGCGTGTGAAGATGATCGTCTCAATCCTAGGAGCCGTTTTATTGATTCTGAACGCAGCCAAGGAGCGACTGTCGCTTGTCGCCCTCGCGCTCGGGCTATATCTAGCGGTGGATATTTTGGGTGTGCGAGTCTATCCCGCCGTAGTCCAAAAATTCAGTGTTGTGCCCAACGAGTTCGACAAGGAGTCGCGCTTCATTGATTACAACATTCAGGCCACCCGAGAAGCGTTCAATCTTGATAAGGTTAGCGCGCGTGTGTTGTCTGCGGAGTCAGTACTCACTCACAAGGATATTGAGAACAACCGTGACACCATTGAGAACATTCGTGTCTGGGATCATGGCCCCTTATTGGATACGTTTGCGCAAATTCAGGAAATTCGGACGTATTACGATTTCGCATCGGTGGACAACGACCGCTATGTCCTCGACGGCAAGCTTCGCCAAACCATGCTTTCGCCGCGAGAGCTTTCTTCAGACAGCCTACCGAATCGAACCTGGATCAACGAACGGTTCACATTTACGCACGGCTACGGATTGACCCTAGGCCCCGTCAATCAAGCGACCCCGGAAGGACTGCCTGTACTCTTTGTCAAGGACATACCTCCCGAATCGAGCAAACCCTCGCTCAAAGTTACCGAGCCCGCCATCTATTACGGCGAGCTCTCAAACGACTATGTGTTCGTGCGCACGAGGAACCCCGAGTTTCACCATCCCACGGATGACGGGAGCGTATTCACTTCTTATAAGGGCGGAGGCGGCATTCCGCTCGATTCATTGGTAACGCAGCTATCTTTGGCGTTGCATTTTGGTTCAATCAAAATACTGCTTTCTGATGATGTGCGACCCGGAAGTCGCGCATTGTTGTTCCGAAATATAAAGGAGCGGGTCCAGAAAGTGGCGCCATTTTTGGCCTACGATCACGACCCGTATCTTGTGATACGTGCAGATGGCACTTTGGTATGGATCATGGATGGTTACACGCACACCACGCACTATCCCTATGCGGAGGCGGCTAGCGCCGGGCTTAACTACATCCGTAATGCTGTAAAGACCGTCATTAACGCATACGACGGTAGCGTCACATTCTACGTTGTCGATGACCGTGATCCCATACTGCGCACCTGGCGTAAGATCCTTCCTCACATGTTTAAACCCCTGCGAGCAATGCCTCAGGATATTCGCACCCATCTGCGTTACCCACTAGACATGTTTAATTTGCAGACCGAAATGTTTAGCGTTTACCACATGACAAGCGCGGAGCTCGTCTATAACCGTGAAGACCAGTGGGAAATTCCCGCCTTGACTCAGGGCGAGAGCCGCAAAGATCTCGAACCGTATTACACCGTGATGAAGCTCCCAGGAGAACAAAGCCCGGAGTTCATCCTCATGTTACCGTTTACCCCCAAAAGGAAGGACAATCTCGCAGCATGGCTGGTGGCGCGCAGTGACGGGCAGCATTTGGGCGAGCTCGTGGTGTACGCGTTTCCGAAAGACCGCTTGGTCTTCGGTCCACAACAGATTGCCAATCGCATCAACCAAGACGCCGAGATTTCGAGACAGATCTCCTTGTGGGATCAGCGGGGGTCTCAGGCAATTTTGGGCACACTACTGGTCATACCTATCGAGGAATCTCTCATTTACGTTCAGCCATTGTATTTGCGCTCTCAAGGTGGTAAAATTCCCGAGCTAAAGCGTGTCGTTGTCGCTTACGAGAACGGTATCGCCATGGAGCGCACACTGGACGAAGCGCTTTCGCGGCTGTTTGGAGCGGAAGAAAACCCGAAGGACACGGGCGGCGTCGTCTCGGCACACGCACCTGAAACACGAGATTTACCGGCGCAAGCGACGTCGCGCCAACCTAAAGCCTCGTCCGAGGCATCAGGCAGCACAGATGAACTCCGCGCTAGAGCCTGGTCACATTATCAGCAAGCCGTCGACGCTCAGCGCAATGGAGATTGGGCCCGGTACGGAGAAGAGCTTCAGGCGCTTGGAGAGGTGCTCAAGCAGATGCAGTAG
- a CDS encoding aspartate 1-decarboxylase, which translates to MQKTMFLAKIHRAVITHADPAYEGSVSVDEVLLEAAGISEYEAVHVWNITRGTRLMTYAIKAPRDSGFICINGAAAHLNEPGDTVILATFGQMDAEEAHEHKPVVVRVDANNRIIGRQSERPGPALPKALH; encoded by the coding sequence ATGCAAAAGACCATGTTTTTGGCGAAGATTCATAGGGCGGTGATCACCCACGCTGACCCTGCCTACGAGGGAAGCGTAAGCGTGGATGAGGTTTTATTAGAGGCTGCGGGCATTTCGGAATATGAGGCGGTGCACGTGTGGAACATCACGAGGGGCACCCGATTGATGACATACGCCATCAAGGCGCCGAGGGACTCGGGCTTCATTTGCATCAATGGCGCTGCTGCCCATCTCAACGAACCCGGTGATACAGTTATCTTGGCCACGTTTGGCCAGATGGACGCCGAAGAGGCCCACGAACATAAGCCAGTGGTCGTGCGCGTCGATGCGAACAACCGCATCATCGGTCGGCAATCAGAACGACCCGGGCCGGCCTTGCCTAAAGCACTACACTAG
- a CDS encoding sugar kinase: MTPVLVVGSVAFDTLHLPCGYYPKVAGGAALYAAVSGALFAPIRLVGVVGADFPPSFLELLTNRRIDLSGLEQRMGKTFHWAGRYSTNLASRETLSTELNVFADFAPVLPESFKDSEFILLGNIDPVLQLAVLEQIRKPKLVVADTMNYWIQGALPALRRTLQRVDVLVINEEEARELACTYNLVESARIMQTMGPKTVIIKRGEYGALLFHDGEVFSAPAYPLKEVRDPTGAGDSFAGALLGWIASCGSFDASVLRQAVIYGSAVASFDVEGVGPARLLHLSFNDIQHRYSEFRRLVAFADDAVPSPASYAALG; the protein is encoded by the coding sequence ATGACACCTGTCTTGGTGGTTGGTTCAGTCGCGTTTGATACCTTGCATCTTCCCTGTGGGTACTACCCGAAAGTTGCAGGCGGCGCAGCGTTGTATGCGGCGGTCTCAGGCGCACTGTTTGCGCCCATCCGGCTCGTGGGCGTGGTGGGGGCGGATTTTCCTCCAAGCTTTTTAGAACTGCTCACGAACCGTCGCATCGATTTGTCGGGTCTAGAGCAAAGGATGGGTAAGACCTTCCATTGGGCAGGACGTTATTCCACTAACCTTGCCTCCCGAGAGACCCTGTCGACCGAGCTCAACGTGTTTGCGGACTTCGCCCCCGTCCTGCCTGAGAGCTTTAAGGACTCCGAGTTTATCTTGCTGGGAAATATAGACCCGGTATTACAACTCGCTGTGTTGGAACAGATTCGTAAACCGAAGTTGGTGGTCGCCGATACCATGAATTATTGGATTCAAGGCGCACTGCCTGCGTTACGCCGCACGTTGCAGCGTGTAGATGTCCTGGTGATCAACGAGGAAGAAGCACGAGAGCTTGCATGCACGTATAACCTTGTCGAGTCGGCGCGCATAATGCAAACAATGGGTCCCAAGACTGTGATCATCAAGCGAGGCGAATACGGCGCCTTATTGTTTCATGACGGCGAAGTGTTTTCTGCCCCAGCTTATCCACTAAAAGAGGTGCGAGATCCGACCGGAGCGGGCGACAGTTTTGCAGGAGCGTTGCTGGGGTGGATCGCTTCGTGCGGATCTTTTGACGCCTCGGTTCTGCGGCAAGCTGTGATTTACGGGTCTGCGGTGGCTTCGTTTGACGTGGAGGGCGTGGGGCCCGCTCGCTTGCTGCATCTTTCCTTCAATGACATCCAACATCGGTATAGCGAATTTCGAAGGCTTGTCGCGTTCGCCGACGATGCCGTTCCTTCGCCCGCTTCGTATGCCGCATTAGGTTAG